Proteins encoded together in one Gemmatimonas sp. window:
- a CDS encoding translocation/assembly module TamB domain-containing protein, whose product MGTPLRRVAIGAAAIVLAIVSLAVGAAFVFTNTDWGREQVRVRALTALNGAAHGIVKVGAVSGNLLTGLTLHDLSITDSAGSPFIVAGELHADYGLRALISRRIALRNVRLVDAHIVIERPTGGVWNYDRIFPTDSETPTDSAPGFGDWIVLNDVTVQRSRLTVRIPWTPDDGLRGAARDSAIAVALAGKERAVVARATTGGGWQATQDFLDINGRLPLVRIAHPEFTTRLIRTDSLSMRALPFAPPGADVRQLSGAFELNTDSVWFQNVTLTLPASRAQLSGRYVIENGDLSLRTIGAPIALSDIRFLYPALPDSGEGRIDLSLDWTGDVQRYKARDLDLSALGGRVRGTLGITVGDTLRFADTALEFVTLPTSLIERLSPALDLPRSGTISGRASLDGTATAMTVDGDIIFDDERSGRSRVYAFGELGAANGVFSARNLRVTLAPLQVDLARIAMSTLPVGGTLTGSTTLNGQTDRRLDARSIVLTHLDRGERSRVVGKAAFRMASTSSPTWLDAQLTARPLSLVTVGRFAPAAGLRGAVAGPLRAIGPLSALVINTTLRTSDGGGVSASGQLDLASAELGYSLNVATQLFNANELLEQAPRTSFSAEMQARGRGVDPATMRGEFAVDAVASRVDTVALDSLRLRLRISSGLATLDTLTLNAPGVAADATGTFGLSRTSTGDLRYAARVDSLARLSRYFPRDTTEVFPRPLSTAERLRRARMDSSRVAMQLAVARAAGVERPASPVVIDSLPNQRRDTLAGSLSASGRVTGGLNGFDLTGMLEGLGIVAMGSRVQRLQSEYTWQGALTDSAHIRLRANADTVVAAGFSLDSVVVRGDYQAPGGNAQVAVFQSSDRDYTLNALYAIRPDQREITFNDLRLRFDTTRWSAAAPGTIRWGQPGIEIDSLDLRSNTNGRVFANGIVPTDGIADLRLIVQNFQVGDLLGLVQSDLEANGVIGIDTRITGSGRSPRIVGTASIARGTYRGTPVPDLRSSYDYADRVAQIDAQLTDSVRGDLRPLATATARLPLDLAFSGVEGTRMLEGAATGELRADSLPLDLLSRVTDAVANVRGDVNGQAQLRGTLREPDFTGALALRNGRTDVVALGITLDRMQGSLRLDGDSVVIDSLTADSHGRIAVSGGIGVKDVASPSFDLRMRAERARILDNEQGRASADADVTMHGPFNDVFVQGRARIREGVFYIPKPDNSEVINAGDPAVFAVIDTNDVRQRDLVLAPSPLLANMRMDLGLTVDRDTWVRSQEANIEIYSEDDLRITVDRRRQALALDGIVNTDRGEYEFLSKRFQVKRGAVQFIGTQDINPLLQITAEYQVQQPSQQAIDIRVLIGGTLLSPRLSLESDAQPPISQSDLLSYLAFGSESGSLLQFGGSSLSGGSSGGGLVGTSAALATRQLTGVALGTIVGELEGQAARSLGADVFNITPSNIPTELASGNFGALTTFLKGTQLEFGKYLTTRTFVGLQLQATTTPGFRVQHQLSRNPGLSVESTFQPRFFLPEPSLSTQEITKANAFGLFLVRRWRF is encoded by the coding sequence GCAATGTGCGACTGGTTGACGCGCACATTGTGATCGAGCGCCCGACGGGCGGCGTGTGGAACTACGACCGCATCTTCCCCACGGATTCGGAGACGCCCACGGACAGCGCGCCCGGCTTTGGTGATTGGATCGTGCTGAACGATGTCACGGTGCAGCGCTCTCGCCTCACTGTACGGATACCCTGGACCCCGGACGACGGGCTGCGAGGTGCCGCGCGGGACAGCGCCATCGCCGTCGCACTCGCGGGGAAGGAGCGGGCGGTCGTCGCGCGTGCCACCACCGGCGGCGGCTGGCAGGCCACGCAAGACTTTCTGGACATCAACGGACGTCTGCCCTTGGTGCGCATCGCGCATCCCGAGTTTACAACACGACTGATCCGCACCGACTCGCTCAGCATGCGGGCGCTGCCGTTTGCGCCCCCCGGCGCGGACGTGCGCCAGCTCTCCGGGGCGTTCGAACTCAATACCGATTCGGTGTGGTTCCAGAATGTCACACTCACACTACCGGCGTCGCGGGCGCAGCTGAGCGGTCGATACGTGATCGAGAATGGCGATCTATCGCTCCGTACCATCGGCGCGCCAATCGCATTGTCCGATATTCGCTTTCTGTATCCGGCCCTTCCAGACAGTGGCGAAGGCCGCATCGATCTCTCGCTCGACTGGACCGGCGATGTGCAGCGCTACAAGGCGCGAGATCTTGACCTTTCCGCGCTCGGGGGGCGCGTGCGCGGCACCCTTGGCATCACGGTTGGCGATACCCTTCGCTTTGCGGACACGGCACTTGAGTTCGTCACGCTTCCCACCTCGCTCATCGAGCGCCTTTCACCAGCGCTCGACCTACCGCGATCAGGCACCATCAGCGGTCGCGCGTCGCTCGACGGCACCGCGACCGCGATGACCGTGGATGGTGACATCATCTTTGATGATGAACGCTCGGGACGAAGCCGTGTGTATGCGTTTGGTGAGCTTGGCGCAGCAAACGGCGTCTTCTCGGCGCGCAATCTTCGCGTGACGTTGGCACCGCTCCAAGTCGACCTGGCTCGCATCGCGATGTCGACTTTGCCGGTGGGCGGCACGCTCACCGGCAGCACGACGCTCAACGGACAGACCGACCGGCGGCTCGATGCGCGCAGCATCGTGCTCACGCACCTCGACCGGGGTGAGCGATCCCGCGTGGTGGGTAAGGCCGCGTTCCGAATGGCTTCGACCTCCTCGCCGACCTGGCTTGATGCGCAGCTCACGGCGCGTCCGCTCTCGCTGGTGACCGTCGGGCGCTTCGCTCCAGCGGCGGGGCTTCGCGGGGCCGTGGCAGGGCCACTGCGCGCCATCGGACCGCTCAGCGCACTCGTCATCAACACGACGCTGCGCACGTCGGACGGAGGCGGTGTGAGCGCGAGCGGACAGCTGGATCTGGCCAGCGCCGAGCTTGGCTATTCCCTCAACGTCGCCACCCAGCTCTTCAACGCCAACGAATTGCTCGAGCAGGCTCCACGCACGTCGTTCAGCGCCGAGATGCAGGCGCGCGGTCGCGGCGTCGACCCGGCAACGATGCGCGGCGAGTTTGCGGTGGACGCGGTGGCCTCGCGCGTCGATACGGTCGCACTCGACTCGCTTCGACTGCGCCTCCGCATCTCTAGCGGCCTGGCGACTTTGGACACGCTGACCCTGAACGCGCCCGGTGTCGCGGCGGATGCCACGGGAACGTTTGGACTCTCACGCACGTCCACCGGAGATCTTCGCTACGCGGCGCGGGTTGACTCCTTGGCCCGTTTGTCCCGGTATTTCCCCCGCGACACGACCGAGGTATTCCCACGGCCACTTTCCACCGCCGAGCGCCTGCGCCGCGCCCGAATGGATTCGTCCCGGGTGGCGATGCAGCTCGCCGTCGCGCGCGCCGCCGGCGTTGAACGGCCGGCCTCGCCGGTCGTGATCGACTCGTTGCCCAATCAGCGTCGGGACACGCTCGCGGGATCGCTGTCGGCATCCGGTCGGGTGACCGGCGGGCTGAACGGCTTCGATCTCACCGGCATGCTCGAGGGGTTGGGAATCGTGGCGATGGGAAGCCGCGTGCAGCGCTTACAGTCGGAGTACACGTGGCAAGGCGCCCTCACCGACAGCGCGCACATCCGACTCCGGGCCAATGCCGATACGGTCGTCGCGGCCGGATTCTCGCTCGACAGCGTGGTGGTCCGGGGCGACTACCAAGCTCCGGGAGGGAATGCACAGGTCGCGGTGTTTCAAAGTAGCGATCGGGACTACACGCTCAATGCACTCTACGCCATTCGTCCCGATCAGCGCGAGATCACCTTCAACGACCTGCGGTTGCGCTTCGATACGACGCGCTGGAGTGCGGCGGCGCCCGGCACGATCCGGTGGGGCCAGCCGGGTATTGAGATCGACAGCCTTGATCTCCGCAGCAACACGAACGGTCGGGTGTTCGCGAATGGCATCGTGCCTACCGACGGCATCGCTGATCTACGCCTCATCGTGCAGAACTTCCAGGTTGGCGATCTGCTCGGACTCGTGCAGAGTGATCTCGAAGCAAACGGCGTCATCGGTATCGATACCCGCATCACGGGGTCGGGGCGCAGTCCGCGCATCGTGGGCACAGCCAGTATTGCGCGCGGCACCTATCGAGGCACGCCAGTGCCCGACCTGCGGAGCAGCTACGATTATGCCGATCGTGTTGCGCAGATCGATGCGCAGCTGACCGATTCAGTGCGGGGCGACCTCCGGCCTCTGGCAACCGCGACTGCGCGACTGCCGCTTGATCTGGCATTTAGCGGCGTGGAAGGGACACGCATGCTCGAGGGTGCGGCTACCGGCGAGCTTCGCGCCGACAGCCTGCCGCTCGATCTGCTATCACGCGTAACCGACGCGGTCGCGAACGTGCGCGGGGACGTGAACGGCCAGGCACAGCTGCGTGGGACGCTGCGCGAGCCCGACTTCACGGGTGCTTTGGCACTCCGCAACGGCCGTACCGACGTCGTCGCGCTCGGCATCACACTCGACCGCATGCAAGGGTCGCTGAGGCTGGACGGCGACAGCGTCGTGATCGACTCGCTGACGGCCGATAGTCACGGCCGCATCGCGGTGTCCGGTGGCATCGGTGTCAAGGACGTGGCCTCGCCGAGCTTCGACCTGCGCATGAGGGCAGAGCGCGCGCGCATTCTGGACAACGAGCAAGGGCGTGCCAGCGCCGATGCCGACGTCACCATGCACGGGCCGTTCAATGATGTATTCGTGCAAGGTCGCGCGCGCATCCGTGAAGGCGTGTTCTACATACCGAAACCGGATAACAGCGAAGTCATCAATGCCGGCGATCCAGCGGTGTTCGCGGTCATCGACACCAACGACGTCCGTCAACGTGATCTCGTGCTCGCACCGTCGCCGCTTCTGGCGAACATGCGCATGGACCTTGGGTTGACGGTGGATCGCGATACCTGGGTTCGCTCGCAAGAAGCGAACATCGAGATCTACAGCGAAGACGATCTTCGCATCACGGTTGACCGACGCCGGCAGGCGCTGGCGCTCGACGGCATCGTCAATACCGACCGCGGCGAGTACGAATTTCTCAGCAAGCGCTTCCAGGTGAAGCGCGGCGCTGTGCAGTTCATCGGCACGCAGGACATCAATCCACTACTGCAGATCACGGCGGAATATCAGGTGCAGCAACCGTCGCAACAGGCGATCGATATTCGTGTGCTCATCGGCGGTACGCTGCTCTCGCCGCGGCTCTCGCTGGAGAGCGACGCCCAGCCGCCGATCTCGCAGAGCGACCTGCTCAGCTACCTCGCCTTCGGCAGCGAGTCCGGGTCACTCCTGCAGTTTGGCGGCTCCAGTTTGTCTGGCGGGTCCAGCGGCGGAGGACTGGTCGGCACCAGCGCCGCACTGGCCACTCGTCAGCTGACCGGCGTCGCACTCGGCACCATTGTCGGCGAACTGGAGGGACAGGCGGCGCGCTCGCTCGGTGCAGACGTGTTCAACATCACACCGTCCAATATTCCGACGGAACTCGCGAGCGGAAATTTCGGCGCACTCACGACCTTCCTGAAAGGCACGCAACTCGAGTTCGGCAAGTACCTCACGACGCGCACGTTCGTCGGGTTGCAGTTGCAAGCGACGACGACACCTGGCTTTCGTGTGCAACACCAACTCAGCCGCAATCCCGGACTCTCCGTAGAGTCGACGTTTCAGCCGCGCTTCTTTCTGCCAGAGCCGTCGCTCTCCACGCAAGAGATTACGAAAGCGAATGCGTTCGGTCTTTTTCTGGTGCGTCGCTGGCGCTTTTAA
- a CDS encoding phage holin family protein codes for MQHDDVEVRLDRQREGTAPLIDGRIDDRHEAPLGALLKQLTGDTAELLRQELELAKSELRETGTRLVRDATKVGVATGLAMMGGLALTTSLIVGLGVALNGNYWLSALIVGVVAFGVGYAMVKSAMRDLTAPGLAPKETIASLKADQHWAKGEMRDLKHELTDETVPPHVRR; via the coding sequence ATGCAGCACGACGATGTAGAAGTTCGACTGGATCGACAGAGGGAAGGGACGGCGCCGCTCATCGATGGGCGCATCGACGACCGGCACGAGGCACCGCTCGGGGCGCTGCTCAAGCAGCTTACGGGCGACACCGCGGAATTACTGCGGCAGGAGTTGGAGTTGGCAAAGTCTGAGCTCCGTGAAACCGGCACGCGACTCGTGCGCGACGCGACGAAGGTCGGGGTCGCAACTGGGCTGGCAATGATGGGCGGACTGGCGCTCACGACGTCGTTGATCGTCGGACTCGGCGTCGCACTCAACGGCAACTACTGGCTGTCGGCGCTCATCGTCGGCGTGGTTGCCTTCGGTGTCGGCTACGCCATGGTGAAGAGCGCGATGCGGGATCTCACCGCCCCCGGACTGGCGCCGAAGGAGACGATCGCCTCGCTCAAAGCAGACCAGCACTGGGCGAAGGGCGAAATGCGCGACCTGAAGCATGAACTCACCGATGAGACTGTTCCCCCACACGTTCGACGCTAA
- a CDS encoding DUF3618 domain-containing protein, with product MTSADMMTGDEESREVRRDLKSESSSDTQTMREEIASTRMRMSDTLDEIGERLNPQTIKDNVKDSIREATIGRVNDMARNATDSIQRSTSGIANVVRDNPIPAAMIAIGLGWMFFNGGKSDDASRAPHAMASRGQDNPTGVSAGIKNTASDVAASVKDKTGELADSVKERAQHLASTVAETTRRGQGRVEETYRANPLALGAVAVAAGLAVGLAAPATDRERRMLGGEMPTFM from the coding sequence ATGACGTCGGCCGACATGATGACGGGCGACGAGGAGTCGCGCGAAGTTCGTCGCGACCTGAAAAGCGAGTCGTCGAGCGACACGCAGACCATGCGTGAGGAGATTGCGTCAACGCGCATGCGCATGAGCGACACCCTTGATGAGATCGGCGAGCGCCTCAATCCGCAGACGATCAAGGACAACGTGAAGGATTCCATCAGAGAAGCCACCATCGGGAGGGTCAACGACATGGCACGAAATGCGACGGACAGCATCCAACGAAGCACCAGCGGCATCGCCAACGTGGTGCGTGACAACCCGATTCCGGCGGCCATGATCGCCATCGGCCTTGGCTGGATGTTCTTCAACGGAGGAAAGTCCGACGATGCGAGTCGCGCTCCACACGCGATGGCCTCACGCGGGCAGGACAACCCGACGGGCGTGAGCGCCGGTATCAAGAACACCGCCAGCGATGTGGCAGCGAGCGTCAAGGACAAGACGGGGGAGCTGGCCGACAGCGTGAAGGAGCGCGCGCAGCATCTTGCGTCGACGGTGGCCGAAACAACTCGACGCGGGCAGGGACGGGTCGAAGAGACCTACCGCGCGAATCCGCTGGCCCTGGGCGCGGTGGCCGTGGCCGCCGGCCTCGCCGTCGGTCTCGCTGCACCCGCCACGGATCGCGAGCGCCGAATGCTGGGCGGAGAAATGCCAACGTTCATGTAA
- a CDS encoding sulfite exporter TauE/SafE family protein: MLLSQPSVPQLAAIAAISAVGSAVNSIAGGGTLLTFPALLALGVPPVSANATSTLALWPGSLASMWGYRRELVGAERWALRLAIPSILGGGIGAALLLATTDEQFRALVPWLVFGATVLFAVQGPVMKRLRARASATPTGVIARPINPTTGMLIAQFAVGIYGGYFGAGAGIVMLAVFGLMGLTNIHQMNGLKNFNGICFNGIAAITFAIMGQVNWPIGVVMAVGSSAGGYLMSGLAQKVPQAWVRNAVTAIGFASAIWLFASKS; this comes from the coding sequence ATGCTCCTCAGTCAGCCATCCGTGCCGCAACTCGCTGCGATCGCCGCCATCTCCGCCGTGGGTAGCGCCGTGAACTCCATCGCGGGCGGCGGCACGTTGCTCACCTTTCCCGCGCTGCTGGCGTTGGGGGTGCCGCCGGTGTCGGCCAACGCCACGAGCACCCTCGCGCTTTGGCCCGGCTCACTGGCGAGCATGTGGGGCTATCGACGCGAGCTGGTGGGGGCCGAGCGCTGGGCGCTGCGGCTCGCGATCCCGAGCATTCTGGGCGGCGGTATCGGCGCGGCGCTGTTGCTGGCCACCACCGACGAGCAGTTTCGCGCGTTGGTGCCGTGGCTGGTATTTGGCGCGACGGTGTTGTTCGCCGTGCAGGGGCCCGTCATGAAGCGGCTACGTGCGCGCGCGAGCGCGACACCGACGGGAGTGATCGCACGCCCAATCAATCCGACCACCGGCATGCTCATCGCGCAATTCGCGGTCGGTATCTACGGCGGGTACTTCGGCGCCGGCGCCGGCATCGTGATGCTGGCGGTGTTCGGTTTGATGGGGCTCACGAACATCCACCAGATGAACGGCCTCAAGAACTTCAATGGCATTTGCTTTAACGGCATCGCCGCGATCACCTTCGCCATCATGGGGCAGGTGAACTGGCCGATCGGTGTGGTGATGGCCGTGGGCTCGAGCGCGGGTGGCTACCTGATGTCGGGCCTCGCGCAGAAGGTGCCGCAGGCCTGGGTGCGCAATGCCGTGACGGCCATCGGTTTCGCCAGCGCGATCTGGCTCTTCGCCTCGAAGAGCTGA
- a CDS encoding alpha-L-fucosidase, whose protein sequence is MSLSRRHFLTQLTAAAAIGRLGAVPSLGLQSRPRPTPPQLAWQRDEFAVFVHFGVNTFTDREWGDGTESPSIFNPTRLDARQWVRAAKAAGAKSMVLTAKHHDGFCLWPTATTTHSVASSPWRSGSGDVVREFVDACRIEGVKPGLYCSPWDRNHPAYGDSARYNNVYMAQLTELLTRYGALHEVWFDGANGEGPNGKRQSYDWPRTWALVRKLQPGAIMFSDAGPDVRWIGNERGVAGETHWSTIRPESVPYIGASGDDVIASLQHGHPDGSVWRPSETDVSIRPGWFYHPAEDATVKSVEDLVQLYFTSVGRNSKLLLNVPPTRDGLVHDVDVARLAAMRASLASLFAHPLSVRHSAWRTDGARAGVRTIQLRAPQSVSLLDMREPISQGQRVSSWSVSTTGSRPQLLASGTTIGHRQLRRIPRITVSSLTLRVETVDIVQPVEVNLFA, encoded by the coding sequence ATGTCTCTCAGTCGTCGACACTTTCTGACCCAGCTCACGGCCGCTGCGGCGATCGGTCGCCTCGGTGCGGTGCCCTCGCTCGGCCTCCAGTCGCGACCGCGTCCTACGCCGCCGCAACTCGCGTGGCAGCGCGACGAGTTCGCCGTCTTCGTGCACTTCGGCGTGAATACGTTCACCGACCGCGAGTGGGGTGATGGCACCGAATCGCCGTCGATCTTCAATCCCACGCGACTGGATGCGCGGCAGTGGGTGCGCGCGGCGAAGGCGGCGGGCGCAAAGTCGATGGTGCTCACCGCCAAGCATCACGACGGTTTCTGTTTGTGGCCGACGGCCACCACGACGCACTCGGTCGCGTCGAGCCCGTGGCGAAGTGGTTCCGGCGATGTGGTGCGCGAGTTCGTCGATGCCTGCCGCATCGAAGGCGTGAAGCCCGGACTGTACTGCTCGCCGTGGGATCGCAACCATCCCGCCTACGGCGATTCCGCGCGCTACAACAATGTGTACATGGCGCAGCTCACCGAACTGCTCACGCGCTACGGTGCGTTGCACGAAGTGTGGTTTGATGGCGCGAACGGCGAAGGGCCGAACGGCAAACGCCAGTCGTATGACTGGCCGCGCACGTGGGCGCTGGTGCGCAAGCTGCAACCTGGCGCGATCATGTTCTCCGATGCCGGCCCCGATGTGCGATGGATCGGCAACGAGCGCGGCGTCGCGGGTGAAACGCATTGGAGCACGATCCGGCCGGAGTCGGTGCCGTATATCGGGGCGAGCGGCGATGATGTGATCGCATCGTTGCAGCACGGGCATCCCGATGGGTCGGTGTGGCGACCGAGCGAAACTGATGTGTCCATCCGGCCAGGCTGGTTCTATCATCCGGCCGAGGACGCCACGGTGAAGAGTGTCGAGGATCTCGTGCAGCTCTACTTCACGAGCGTCGGCCGGAACTCCAAGCTGTTGTTGAACGTGCCTCCCACGCGCGATGGACTGGTGCACGACGTGGATGTCGCGCGACTGGCCGCCATGCGTGCGTCGCTCGCGTCGCTGTTCGCGCACCCGCTCTCGGTGCGCCACAGCGCATGGCGCACGGACGGCGCCCGCGCCGGCGTTCGCACGATTCAATTGCGCGCGCCGCAATCGGTCTCGCTGCTTGATATGCGTGAGCCCATCTCGCAGGGACAGCGCGTGTCGTCGTGGAGCGTGTCCACGACCGGCAGTCGCCCGCAGCTGTTGGCGAGCGGTACCACCATCGGACACCGTCAGTTGCGTCGTATCCCGCGCATCACCGTCTCGTCACTCACGCTGCGCGTGGAGACGGTGGACATCGTGCAGCCTGTCGAGGTCAACCTCTTCGCTTGA
- a CDS encoding metal-dependent hydrolase, which translates to MDNVTHALAGLLMADATVSSVQRRIGRASSSGAEAPSLAQFRRAAVVLGIAAAEFPDADLVYSGPMVAMGKLGYLLHHRGHTHTVVWALVSAVVLWWITRWWWQHGLKGRERADASSAIVSRVGARALLVLAIVGTLSHLALDFTNSYGVHPFWPFDNRWFYGDAVFIVEPWLMVVAIPPLVWGPRRIVGRVLLLLALVAILALCWFAGQVSPPVALGVTIMAFVGMALQRAVSPAARPFTGIAAWVVVTTLFFLSSVQARAVVTELVNGGSLRDVVLTPAAADPRCFSAMVVTSTSTEYRVTTATVAPWNSGLNAAGCMAAGTGSSRNTLGSLPGVSRSVSFASSPAVAWGETWAVPRAEFVALAATRCEFAAAMRFMRTPVWSLDASGTAVVADARFGIGGGGFAGLSVAPGTGCPLTGKWIPPWVAPRADVLAPGH; encoded by the coding sequence GTGGATAACGTCACACACGCTCTGGCCGGCCTGCTCATGGCCGATGCCACCGTCTCGTCTGTACAGCGTCGCATCGGGCGCGCCTCCTCCTCGGGGGCGGAGGCACCGTCACTCGCCCAATTCCGTCGGGCCGCCGTGGTGCTGGGCATCGCGGCGGCGGAGTTCCCCGACGCGGACCTGGTGTACTCGGGTCCGATGGTGGCGATGGGGAAGCTCGGCTACCTGCTGCATCACCGAGGGCACACCCACACGGTGGTCTGGGCCCTGGTGAGCGCGGTGGTGCTGTGGTGGATCACGCGCTGGTGGTGGCAGCATGGCCTCAAGGGGCGCGAGCGGGCGGATGCCTCGTCGGCGATTGTCTCGAGGGTTGGCGCGCGGGCGCTCCTGGTGCTGGCAATCGTCGGCACGCTGTCGCACTTGGCACTCGACTTCACGAATAGCTACGGTGTGCATCCGTTCTGGCCGTTCGACAATCGCTGGTTCTACGGCGACGCGGTGTTCATCGTGGAGCCATGGTTGATGGTCGTGGCGATCCCACCCCTCGTGTGGGGGCCGCGCCGCATTGTCGGACGTGTGCTGTTGCTGCTGGCGTTGGTGGCGATCCTCGCGCTTTGCTGGTTTGCCGGACAAGTCTCGCCCCCCGTCGCCTTGGGCGTCACGATCATGGCGTTCGTCGGGATGGCCCTGCAGCGTGCGGTGTCCCCGGCGGCACGCCCCTTCACGGGGATCGCGGCGTGGGTCGTGGTCACGACCTTGTTCTTCCTGTCGTCGGTCCAGGCGCGCGCCGTGGTGACGGAGCTGGTGAACGGTGGCTCACTGCGTGATGTGGTACTCACGCCGGCGGCGGCCGACCCGCGCTGCTTCTCGGCTATGGTCGTTACGTCCACGAGTACAGAGTACCGCGTGACGACAGCGACCGTGGCGCCGTGGAACTCAGGGTTGAACGCGGCGGGGTGCATGGCGGCCGGCACCGGGAGTTCGCGGAACACACTGGGCTCGCTGCCGGGTGTCTCCCGCTCGGTTTCCTTTGCCTCCTCGCCCGCGGTGGCGTGGGGGGAGACGTGGGCGGTGCCGCGCGCCGAGTTCGTGGCGCTGGCGGCCACGCGCTGCGAATTCGCGGCCGCCATGCGGTTCATGCGGACCCCAGTGTGGTCGCTCGACGCCAGCGGCACGGCCGTCGTGGCCGACGCGAGGTTCGGCATCGGTGGAGGCGGATTTGCCGGGCTGTCGGTGGCGCCGGGAACCGGCTGCCCGCTGACCGGGAAGTGGATTCCACCTTGGGTCGCGCCGCGCGCCGACGTGCTCGCGCCAGGGCACTGA
- a CDS encoding DUF2071 domain-containing protein has protein sequence MTTPDQVARRPFLTAEWRYLVMLNYEIPSAVLEPLVPRHTVLDLFEGRALASIVGFRFLDTRVLGVPVPFHRDFDEVNLRFYVKRLMPDGAARRGVVFVRELVPRAAIAYTARLFYNEPYSALPMHSRVPPALMSSPGRLMYGWFGNAQHQQVSVTAVGEPAPLVPGSEPEFIAEHYWGYTPQRDGSTVEYQVAHPSWRVWQASAPSFDADVRGLYGPAFEAPLSVPPRSMFVAEGSKVTVYRPTRLR, from the coding sequence GTGACCACACCTGATCAAGTCGCCCGCCGACCGTTTCTGACCGCCGAATGGCGCTATCTCGTGATGCTGAACTACGAGATCCCGTCGGCCGTGCTCGAGCCGCTTGTGCCGAGGCACACGGTGCTCGATCTATTCGAGGGGCGCGCCCTGGCGAGCATCGTCGGCTTCCGCTTTCTCGACACGCGCGTGCTGGGCGTACCGGTGCCGTTTCACCGCGATTTCGACGAAGTCAATCTGCGCTTCTACGTGAAGCGCTTGATGCCTGATGGCGCGGCCCGCCGCGGCGTGGTATTCGTGCGCGAACTCGTACCGCGGGCAGCGATCGCCTACACGGCGCGGCTGTTCTACAACGAGCCCTACTCTGCGTTGCCGATGCACAGCCGAGTGCCGCCCGCGCTCATGTCGTCCCCCGGCCGGCTGATGTACGGCTGGTTCGGTAACGCGCAGCATCAGCAGGTCAGCGTCACGGCTGTTGGCGAGCCGGCGCCGTTGGTGCCCGGCTCGGAGCCCGAGTTCATCGCCGAGCATTATTGGGGCTACACGCCGCAGCGGGATGGCAGTACCGTGGAGTATCAGGTCGCGCATCCCTCGTGGCGGGTCTGGCAGGCGTCGGCCCCCTCGTTCGATGCCGATGTACGCGGCTTGTACGGCCCGGCGTTCGAGGCGCCGCTGTCGGTGCCGCCGCGCTCGATGTTCGTGGCCGAAGGGTCGAAGGTCACCGTGTACCGCCCCACACGTCTTCGCTGA